The DNA window CGGTAGGCGTCCAGGTATTCGTTGATCTGTGACTTGGGATCAGACGACTCGTTGAGCGGGATGCGCACCATGCCATCCGGCGCGGTCATCGCCTTGGACAGCAGGCCGGTCTTGGCGCCCTTGATGTCGAAGTAGCGGATCTCGCGGAAGTTGAACAGCCGCTCGTAGTAATCGGCCCACTGCGCCATGTTCCCCGGATAGAGGTTGTGGGTCAGGTGGTCGATGAAGGTCAGGCCGAAGCCGGTGGGCATGCGCTCCACCCCGGGCAGGAATTCATAGTCCGGATCATGGATGGTGCCGGTGCTGTCGTAGCGGTCGACGATGTACAGCATGCAGCCGCCGATGCCCTTGATCACCGGCGCGGCCACCGCCTTGGTCAGCTCGCGCGGGCCGATCTGCTCGGCACCGTTCTTCAGCGCCTGCACCCGCGCCCACTCGGCGAGCTTGTTGACCCGGATGGCGAAGCCGCAGGCGCTGGGCCCGTGCTCGGCGGCGAAATCGGCGGCAAACGAATCCGGATCCTCGTTGATCAGGAAGGTGCAGTCGTTCTGCCGGTAGGTGCTGATGGCGCGCGTCTTGTGCCGGGCCACCTGGGTGAACCCGAGCTTGCGGAAGTAATCGTGCAGCTGGCCACCCTGGCCGGCCGGGGCGGCGAACTCGACGAATTCGAAGCCGTCGATCCCCATTGGGTTGTCGAACGTGGCAACCTTCGCTTCCGTTCCGGGCGCGTGCGTGGAGGGCTGAGCGCTCATGGAATCTTCTCCCATCTTGCAAAGGAACTCGCGGCAGCATAGTTTCAATTGAAACAAGGCCGCACGCCGCAGCGCACCATGACCCAGCCAGACGCCTCCCTGCCCCCCGCCCAGCCGCTCACCCTGCAGCTGGAAACCTTCGTCCCCTACCAGCTGAGCGTGTTGTCCAACCGCGTCAGCCAGGCGATTTCCGCCGAGTACTACCGGCGCTTCGGCCTGGTGATGACCGAGTGGCGCACCATGTGCGTGCTGGCCCGCTATCCGGGCCTGTCGGCCGGCGAGGTGGCCGAGCAGACCGCCATGGACAAGGTGGCCGTCAGCCGCGCCGTGGCGCGCCTGCTGGAGCGCGAACTGGTCAGCCGCGACATCCACGGCGACGACCGCCGCCGCTCGGTGTTGGCCCTGTCGACCAAGGGCCAGGAACTGCACGACACCGTCGCTCCGCTGGTGCTGGAGTGCGAGCGTCGGCTGCTCTCGGTGCTCTCGCCCGAAGAGGTCGAGCAACTCCACGCCCTGATGGGACGCCTGGGCGGGGCAGGCATGGAACAGCTGTTGGACGGGCTGAAGGACACCCCGGTCAGCCCGGTGTCTTCGGCCGAGCGTCATCCGCCGCTTGGCTAAAGCCGCAGCGAATCCCACCACAACGCCGCGGTCTCCCGCGGCGTTGTCGTTCAGGGCCTCGCGCCGCCCGTCGTGGCAGGTGCAGGCCCGATCAAGGCGCGCAGCGGGTGTAGTCGAACGCGATGCGCATGGGCTTGCCCTCCTGGTCGGGCCCGGCGATCCAGGCGTGCAGGCGCTCGCCCTTGCTGCGGTACTCGATGGTGTTGGGGAAATCGTGCGCGGCATTGGCAAACCGGACCCAGCCCGGGCCGCTTGCCACCATGGGGAAGACGGTGGCCGCCTCGCCGTTGGGCAACACGTGCATGGCCGTGTGCGCACCGTCGCGCGCGATGCGCATGAACTCGAACGACTGCATCGCCTCGCCGCGGGTCGTGCGCGACATCCCGATCAACGCACCGCCCACCGGCGCCAGCCACGTCTCTTCGATGAGCTGCCCGGCGCGCGCCTCGCACCAGCGTCCGGCCAGCCAGCCCAGGTCGGGGGTGGCGCCCAGCGCCACGCCTGACCACATCGCCATCGCCGCACCCACCACCACCTTGGCCCTTCGCATCGTCGTCGCTCCATGTCAGGAGGCGCGACCATAGCGAGGTAACGGTCGTGGACGCTTGTAAAAACGCGCACGGCCCGGTTCGATGCAGGACCATGGACTACGCCGAATCCGCTCCGCCCCTCGCGCTGCGCCAGTACGTGCAATGCCTGTGGGAGCTCCGCGACGAATCGCCCGATCCGGCGATCCAGGCCGTCTATCCGGACGGGCGCTGCGAACTGCTGGCCGAACTCGGCGTGCCATTGCGCTTCCACGGGATGGACGGGCAGCTGCGCGCGGACCAGCCCTTCTGCTTCGCGGCCCAGCAACGCGGCCCCATCCGCCTGCAGGCGACCGGG is part of the Pseudoxanthomonas sp. JBR18 genome and encodes:
- a CDS encoding MarR family winged helix-turn-helix transcriptional regulator, giving the protein MTQPDASLPPAQPLTLQLETFVPYQLSVLSNRVSQAISAEYYRRFGLVMTEWRTMCVLARYPGLSAGEVAEQTAMDKVAVSRAVARLLERELVSRDIHGDDRRRSVLALSTKGQELHDTVAPLVLECERRLLSVLSPEEVEQLHALMGRLGGAGMEQLLDGLKDTPVSPVSSAERHPPLG
- the hppD gene encoding 4-hydroxyphenylpyruvate dioxygenase; this encodes MSAQPSTHAPGTEAKVATFDNPMGIDGFEFVEFAAPAGQGGQLHDYFRKLGFTQVARHKTRAISTYRQNDCTFLINEDPDSFAADFAAEHGPSACGFAIRVNKLAEWARVQALKNGAEQIGPRELTKAVAAPVIKGIGGCMLYIVDRYDSTGTIHDPDYEFLPGVERMPTGFGLTFIDHLTHNLYPGNMAQWADYYERLFNFREIRYFDIKGAKTGLLSKAMTAPDGMVRIPLNESSDPKSQINEYLDAYRGEGIQHIACFTDDIYVTVEKMRAAGVDFLDTPDTYFEVIDQRIPEHGEDVERLARNKILIDADLETGKRKLLQIFTQNAIGPIFFEIIQRKGNDGFGEGNFKALFESIERDQMRRGVL
- a CDS encoding DUF6265 family protein, whose amino-acid sequence is MRRAKVVVGAAMAMWSGVALGATPDLGWLAGRWCEARAGQLIEETWLAPVGGALIGMSRTTRGEAMQSFEFMRIARDGAHTAMHVLPNGEAATVFPMVASGPGWVRFANAAHDFPNTIEYRSKGERLHAWIAGPDQEGKPMRIAFDYTRCAP